From a region of the Fischerella sp. JS2 genome:
- a CDS encoding IS630 family transposase → MQLIAQYSAIILPQYENIRYFVQDESRFGLKTIEGRKITLPGVKPIGDWQWQFKAFWLYGAVEPLTGESLFWQFSHVDTECYQQFLNEFAACYPKSLNILQVDNGLFHKAKRLQIPENIVLLFQPAHSPELNPIERVWEYLKQDLKWELFDHLEHLQTKVAQLLALLTPQIAASLTGYDFILNALSVANIF, encoded by the coding sequence TTGCAATTAATTGCTCAATACAGTGCCATTATCTTGCCCCAGTACGAAAATATTCGTTATTTTGTACAAGATGAGAGTCGATTTGGACTCAAAACCATTGAAGGACGTAAAATTACTCTTCCCGGAGTTAAGCCTATTGGTGATTGGCAGTGGCAATTTAAAGCGTTCTGGCTATATGGAGCAGTTGAACCACTTACTGGGGAAAGTTTATTTTGGCAGTTTTCTCATGTTGATACCGAATGCTACCAACAATTTTTGAACGAGTTCGCTGCCTGTTATCCCAAATCACTTAACATTCTCCAAGTTGATAACGGCTTATTTCATAAAGCTAAACGTTTACAAATTCCAGAGAATATTGTTCTTTTGTTCCAGCCTGCTCATTCTCCTGAACTGAATCCCATAGAGCGCGTTTGGGAATATCTCAAGCAAGACTTGAAATGGGAGCTATTTGATCACCTGGAGCATCTGCAAACCAAGGTTGCTCAACTCCTAGCTCTCCTCACTCCTCAAATTGCTGCTTCTTTGACTGGTTATGACTTCATCCTCAATGCCTTATCTGTCGCAAACATTTTTTGA
- a CDS encoding O-methyltransferase, producing MTSVVDKNTARPVTPHGILVEQLQKTLALAESANTPEQVVTALRQAYQLAVGLDPYISDHTTPESEALATLVQQTSSEDWTRRFTDGETVRQLEQEMLSGHVEGQTLKMFVHMTKAKNVLEVGMFTGYSALAMAEALPDDGRVVACEVDPYVASFAQNCFQNSPHGHKITVEVAPALETLQKLAAAGESFDLIFIDSDKKEYVQYFQIILDHNLLASDGIICVDNTLMQGQVYLPPEQRTANGEAIAFFNRIVADDSRVEQVILPLRDGVTLIRLSLF from the coding sequence GTGACTAGCGTTGTTGATAAAAACACGGCAAGACCCGTCACTCCCCACGGTATCTTGGTGGAACAATTGCAAAAAACCCTTGCTTTGGCAGAATCAGCAAATACTCCTGAACAGGTTGTAACTGCATTGCGACAGGCATATCAATTAGCAGTAGGTTTAGATCCTTACATAAGTGACCATACTACTCCTGAATCTGAGGCCTTGGCTACACTGGTGCAGCAAACCAGCAGCGAAGACTGGACACGACGTTTTACTGATGGCGAAACAGTGCGTCAACTAGAACAGGAAATGCTTTCTGGACACGTTGAGGGACAGACATTAAAGATGTTTGTTCACATGACCAAGGCGAAAAATGTTCTAGAAGTGGGAATGTTCACAGGATATTCTGCCTTAGCAATGGCAGAAGCATTACCTGATGATGGGCGAGTAGTAGCCTGTGAAGTAGACCCTTATGTCGCTAGCTTTGCTCAAAATTGCTTCCAGAACTCACCCCACGGTCATAAAATCACTGTGGAAGTAGCACCTGCTTTAGAAACCCTGCAAAAACTTGCAGCAGCAGGTGAATCATTTGATTTGATATTCATCGATTCTGACAAGAAAGAATATGTGCAGTATTTCCAGATCATCTTGGATCACAACTTACTTGCATCCGACGGTATCATCTGTGTAGATAACACTTTAATGCAGGGGCAGGTTTACTTACCACCAGAACAACGTACAGCTAATGGAGAAGCGATCGCTTTTTTCAATCGTATTGTTGCTGACGATTCCCGTGTAGAACAAGTTATACTACCGCTTCGCGATGGTGTGACTCTGATTCGCCTATCGTTGTTTTGA
- a CDS encoding helix-turn-helix domain-containing protein produces the protein MVGVTQIEIVDSVEELEKLLRHQKQSRSKERIQALYLIKGQEMSVSEIAKILGKHRATVHRWLADYREGGIEAVVEFGTSSGRKRAIPDWAVSSLKKQLEQPEGGFQRYTQIQHWLEKTLGVQAEYATVHHLARYRLKAKLKVPRPRNRKQDEEKLESFKKNSVMTCN, from the coding sequence ATGGTAGGGGTAACACAGATCGAGATAGTTGATAGTGTCGAGGAACTAGAGAAGTTGCTCAGACATCAAAAACAGTCTCGGAGCAAAGAACGTATACAAGCCCTATATCTGATTAAAGGGCAAGAAATGAGTGTAAGTGAGATTGCTAAAATCTTGGGAAAACATCGAGCTACAGTACATCGATGGTTGGCAGATTATCGAGAAGGAGGAATTGAGGCGGTTGTTGAATTTGGAACGAGTTCAGGTCGAAAAAGAGCAATACCAGATTGGGCTGTATCGAGTTTGAAAAAACAACTCGAACAACCAGAAGGTGGGTTTCAACGGTACACACAAATACAACATTGGTTAGAAAAAACCTTGGGTGTGCAAGCTGAGTACGCAACTGTACATCATCTGGCACGTTACAGGCTCAAAGCCAAGCTGAAAGTCCCACGTCCGCGTAACCGAAAACAGGACGAAGAAAAACTAGAGTCTTTTAAAAAAAACTCGGTGATGACTTGCAATTAA
- a CDS encoding TauD/TfdA family dioxygenase, with translation MLTKAIFSLMNKMQNLPISILENIRLRFLQDDEKTFSSSETELPLVIEPVNEKSFTVLKALLNESCDWFNKQLDTYGAILFRGFEVEDAEQFQKVLELLNIELESFYHFGSAHRVRITDKVFTSSEAPPDTIIAPHNELNMVPVRPSVLAFFCQVQPELYGETPIINTAKLFNSLSPSLKHKISNFPQRFVRYVPHHLLKIVFEELSPEEITKLLQKQGFDFKWEEDGSINFECSYIPLFTHPRTGRLCFCLSIVDCLVSREWYRNIGQRYSFGQRLYYNWLPAKLYKRIQQGLTTAATVVDGSQKQTSTLNTYFLNEHNQYTTMTAAEAKELGEAEWKNAAIFQWKQGDILVIDNLQVAHSRLNTKLQRKILTAFGNMCNIHDLKPA, from the coding sequence TTGCTAACTAAAGCAATTTTTTCTCTTATGAATAAGATGCAAAATCTTCCGATTTCTATTTTAGAAAACATAAGATTACGGTTTTTGCAAGATGATGAAAAAACATTTTCGAGTTCTGAAACAGAACTACCTCTAGTTATAGAGCCAGTCAATGAAAAATCTTTCACAGTTCTAAAAGCGCTACTCAATGAAAGTTGCGACTGGTTCAATAAACAGCTAGATACATACGGAGCTATTTTGTTTCGGGGATTTGAAGTTGAGGATGCAGAGCAATTTCAAAAAGTTTTAGAGCTACTGAATATTGAACTGGAGTCGTTTTATCACTTTGGTAGCGCGCATCGTGTACGAATCACTGATAAAGTTTTTACCTCTTCTGAAGCTCCACCAGATACGATTATTGCTCCCCATAATGAACTCAATATGGTACCAGTAAGACCCAGTGTACTTGCTTTTTTTTGCCAAGTTCAGCCCGAGCTATATGGGGAAACTCCTATCATAAATACGGCAAAGTTATTTAATAGCTTATCTCCCAGCTTAAAACACAAAATTAGTAACTTTCCTCAACGATTTGTGCGATATGTTCCTCACCATTTATTGAAGATTGTCTTCGAGGAACTCTCACCAGAGGAGATTACTAAACTTCTTCAGAAACAAGGATTTGATTTTAAATGGGAAGAGGATGGCTCTATTAATTTTGAGTGTTCTTATATTCCCTTATTCACTCACCCGAGAACTGGTAGGCTGTGCTTTTGCCTTAGCATTGTTGATTGTTTAGTAAGTAGAGAATGGTACCGAAACATCGGGCAAAGGTATTCATTTGGGCAAAGACTCTATTACAATTGGCTACCAGCAAAATTGTACAAAAGAATTCAGCAAGGATTAACAACAGCAGCGACTGTTGTCGATGGTTCGCAAAAGCAAACTAGTACCCTGAATACATATTTTTTGAATGAGCATAATCAATACACAACAATGACGGCAGCAGAAGCGAAAGAATTGGGCGAAGCTGAATGGAAAAATGCAGCTATTTTTCAGTGGAAGCAAGGCGATATTCTCGTTATAGATAATCTACAAGTTGCTCATAGTAGACTCAATACTAAACTTCAACGCAAAATCCTCACTGCTTTCGGAAATATGTGTAACATTCATGATTTGAAACCAGCTTGA
- a CDS encoding sedoheptulose 7-phosphate cyclase encodes MGIPQASFTATETVFHVSGYEKIEFSLVYINGAFNIKNAEIADSYQKFGRCLAVVDANVYRLYGEQIKSYFRYYDIDLTVFPITINETAKTMATFEQIVDAFADFGLIRKEPVLVIGGGLVTDVVGFACAAYRRSTNYIRIPTTLIGLIDAGIAIKVAVNHKKLKNRLGAYHAPQKVILDFSFLKTLPTAQVRNGMAELVKIAVVANAEVFDLLYEYGEDLLHTHFGYLNGTPELQHIAHKVNYEAIKTMLELETPNLHELDLDRVIAYGHTWSPTLELAPRIPLYHGHAVNIDMALSATIAERRGYITVAERDRILELMSRLGLALDHPLLDSDLLWRATQSITQTRDGKQRAAMPRSIGECFFVNDLTREELNQALIAHKDLCAAYPRSGDGIDAYISTEKSTMVGV; translated from the coding sequence ATGGGTATTCCGCAGGCAAGTTTTACAGCTACTGAAACAGTATTTCATGTGTCTGGCTACGAAAAAATAGAGTTTAGCCTGGTTTATATCAATGGGGCATTTAATATAAAAAACGCAGAAATTGCTGATAGCTATCAGAAGTTTGGGCGTTGTTTAGCTGTAGTAGATGCTAATGTCTATCGTCTGTATGGAGAGCAAATTAAGTCATATTTTCGTTATTACGACATAGACTTAACTGTGTTTCCAATCACTATTAATGAAACTGCCAAAACTATGGCAACTTTTGAGCAAATAGTTGATGCTTTTGCTGATTTTGGCTTAATTCGTAAAGAACCTGTTTTAGTAATTGGTGGTGGTTTAGTGACTGATGTAGTGGGTTTTGCTTGTGCTGCTTACCGTCGCAGTACTAACTATATTCGCATTCCCACGACTTTGATTGGTCTGATAGATGCTGGTATTGCCATTAAAGTCGCAGTCAATCATAAAAAGCTGAAAAATCGTCTGGGTGCTTACCATGCACCGCAGAAAGTCATTCTAGATTTTTCCTTCCTCAAGACACTACCAACTGCCCAAGTCCGCAATGGAATGGCAGAACTAGTGAAAATTGCGGTGGTGGCGAATGCAGAGGTATTTGACTTGCTGTATGAGTATGGAGAAGACTTGCTACATACACACTTTGGCTATCTCAACGGTACGCCAGAACTGCAACATATCGCTCACAAAGTGAACTACGAAGCTATAAAAACCATGCTGGAGTTAGAGACTCCCAACTTGCATGAATTAGACCTTGATCGCGTTATTGCTTATGGGCATACTTGGAGTCCAACTCTAGAATTAGCTCCACGCATTCCCCTGTATCATGGTCATGCTGTTAATATCGATATGGCGTTATCAGCAACGATTGCCGAACGACGGGGATATATTACTGTAGCGGAACGCGATCGCATCCTTGAGTTGATGAGTCGTCTAGGTTTAGCCCTTGATCATCCCCTGTTAGATAGTGATTTGTTATGGCGCGCTACCCAATCGATTACCCAAACAAGAGACGGTAAACAACGGGCCGCCATGCCTAGATCAATTGGTGAGTGTTTCTTTGTCAACGACCTGACCCGTGAAGAATTGAATCAAGCTTTGATTGCCCATAAGGATTTATGTGCAGCATATCCCCGGAGTGGAGACGGTATTGATGCCTACATCAGTACAGAAAAATCTACGATGGTAGGAGTGTAA
- a CDS encoding ATP-grasp domain-containing protein, which translates to MTQSIPLTSPGQTTQSVSLGHRISALLKNLGTLALLLLVLPINAGIVLVSLLLGNQPKAIATKPKNILISGGKMTKALQLARSFHAAGHRVVLLETHKYWLTGHRFSKAVSRFYTVPTPQDHPEAYTQALLDIVIKESIDVYVPVCSPVASYYDSLAKPTLSKYCEVFHCDADVTQMLDDKYAFAQKAYSLGLSVPKSYKISDPEQVLNFDFSQEKRPYILKSIPYDSVRRLDLTKLPCETPQATADFVTSLPISPQKPWIMQEFIPGKEYCTHSTVRNGELRMHCCCESSAFQVNYENVDHPQILEWVRHFVKALGITGQVSFDFIQAEDGTVYAIECNPRTHSAITMFYNHPGVADAYLSETPQVEPIQPLANSKPTYWTYHEIWRLTGIRSFSQLRTWLRNFWHGKDAIYSFHDPLPFLTVHHCQIPLLLLQNLQKLKGWIRIDFNIGKLVEFGGD; encoded by the coding sequence ATGACACAATCAATTCCTCTTACTTCTCCTGGGCAAACAACCCAGTCAGTTTCGCTTGGACATCGCATATCTGCATTGTTGAAAAATTTAGGTACTCTTGCACTGCTATTGTTGGTATTGCCAATCAATGCTGGGATTGTTTTGGTGTCGCTGCTATTGGGTAATCAACCAAAAGCGATCGCCACAAAACCCAAAAATATCTTGATTAGTGGCGGTAAAATGACTAAGGCATTGCAACTTGCCCGTTCTTTTCACGCTGCTGGTCATCGAGTAGTTTTACTAGAAACTCACAAATACTGGTTAACTGGACATCGCTTTTCTAAAGCAGTAAGTCGCTTTTACACTGTACCGACACCCCAAGATCATCCCGAAGCATACACCCAAGCGTTATTAGACATCGTGATCAAAGAGAGTATCGATGTCTATGTACCTGTGTGTAGTCCGGTTGCTAGTTACTACGACTCCTTAGCAAAACCCACACTGTCGAAGTACTGTGAAGTTTTTCACTGCGACGCAGATGTCACCCAAATGTTGGATGATAAATACGCCTTTGCCCAGAAAGCATATAGTTTAGGTTTATCTGTTCCCAAATCCTACAAAATCAGCGACCCTGAACAAGTTCTTAACTTCGACTTTTCCCAAGAAAAGCGTCCATACATCCTCAAAAGCATTCCCTACGACTCGGTTCGTCGCTTAGACTTAACTAAGCTTCCTTGTGAGACTCCCCAAGCAACAGCAGATTTTGTCACAAGCTTACCCATCAGTCCGCAAAAGCCGTGGATTATGCAAGAATTCATCCCCGGAAAAGAATATTGCACCCACAGTACTGTCCGCAATGGCGAGTTAAGAATGCACTGCTGTTGTGAATCTTCAGCATTCCAAGTCAACTATGAGAATGTCGATCATCCCCAAATTTTGGAATGGGTGCGACATTTCGTCAAAGCACTGGGAATCACGGGACAAGTATCTTTTGACTTTATTCAAGCAGAAGATGGTACAGTCTACGCTATTGAATGTAATCCGCGTACTCATTCAGCCATCACCATGTTTTATAATCATCCTGGTGTGGCAGATGCGTATCTCAGCGAAACTCCGCAAGTAGAACCAATCCAACCCCTTGCTAACAGTAAGCCTACCTACTGGACTTATCACGAAATCTGGCGATTGACAGGAATTCGTTCTTTTTCACAGTTGCGAACCTGGTTAAGAAATTTTTGGCATGGTAAAGATGCTATTTACAGCTTCCATGATCCTCTACCTTTTTTAACAGTTCATCACTGCCAAATTCCCTTACTATTATTGCAAAATTTGCAAAAGCTGAAAGGTTGGATCAGGATAGATTTTAATATTGGAAAATTGGTCGAATTTGGCGGTGATTAA
- a CDS encoding methyltransferase translates to MLGTTSASKKLAQMIYGYWQSQCLYIATNLGIPNLLQSEPMSVETIAKATSTKVETLYVVLRALAHLGVFVEKPGRVFAATELSEQLITNAEPSVGHFLLHIAEPSMWDAWRELGNSLKTGEVAFERAHGKKFYEFFMTENPDSRNLFNNAMSFLTNQAIDSLFEVYDFSQFDTVMDVGGNQGALIAHIIKKFGCKGILFDLPHEVQTAPTFLAKQGLSEDAVQIIGGNALEEIPKGADAIVMKYFLSVFSVEDAIKVLTRCREALPPQGKLILLQTLVPPRGAPVEYPDGTIPALAAVQMMVTNPGGYWRTEQEYKDLFEASGFQLQQVIYTGTSLTVMEFQKSSVY, encoded by the coding sequence TTGTTAGGAACAACTTCGGCATCCAAAAAGCTTGCTCAGATGATCTATGGCTACTGGCAAAGTCAGTGCCTTTATATAGCAACAAACTTAGGTATACCTAACCTTTTGCAATCAGAACCAATGAGTGTGGAAACAATCGCAAAAGCAACCTCCACAAAAGTAGAAACTTTGTATGTTGTGCTGCGCGCTCTAGCTCATTTGGGTGTATTTGTAGAAAAGCCAGGACGTGTATTTGCAGCAACAGAACTTTCAGAACAACTGATTACAAATGCAGAACCTTCTGTTGGACATTTCCTACTACATATTGCAGAACCTAGTATGTGGGATGCATGGAGGGAACTAGGGAATTCCTTAAAAACAGGGGAAGTAGCTTTTGAGAGAGCCCATGGCAAGAAATTTTACGAATTTTTCATGACAGAAAACCCCGATAGTAGAAATCTGTTCAACAATGCCATGAGCTTTTTAACGAATCAGGCAATTGATTCACTATTTGAGGTTTATGACTTTAGTCAGTTTGATACAGTTATGGACGTTGGAGGCAATCAAGGCGCACTGATTGCCCATATTATCAAAAAATTCGGCTGTAAAGGCATATTGTTTGACCTACCGCATGAGGTTCAGACAGCTCCTACTTTTCTAGCAAAGCAGGGACTTAGTGAAGATGCAGTGCAAATCATTGGTGGTAATGCTTTGGAGGAAATACCAAAGGGTGCAGATGCGATCGTAATGAAGTATTTCCTCTCTGTTTTCAGTGTTGAAGACGCGATCAAAGTACTAACTCGGTGTAGAGAAGCTCTCCCGCCACAAGGTAAGCTAATACTTCTACAAACACTAGTTCCACCTCGTGGTGCGCCTGTAGAATATCCGGATGGAACTATCCCAGCTCTTGCCGCAGTTCAGATGATGGTAACGAATCCAGGGGGTTACTGGCGCACGGAACAAGAATATAAGGATCTATTTGAAGCTAGTGGCTTTCAATTGCAACAAGTTATTTATACAGGAACTAGCCTGACGGTGATGGAATTTCAAAAGTCTTCAGTCTACTGA
- a CDS encoding amino acid adenylation domain-containing protein encodes MNELINTKTQLSTSELKEYWEKQLAGELPFLQLPTTLPRSSIKKYACSSYTLIIENRLTELLIELAKRESISLENLLLAAFKVLLYRYTNETDILVALLINQQDRHEFEKVASQFTNIVISRDFISESISFKNFLHQVSHTVLEIRNYQDYPFTLLVKELQSKFNTSNSSICQASFTFQNGNLQENISNFFEPVVKKQSRNCDQIELEFDFSLQVIQLSESLQSCFQYNSNLLDETTVAQISRYFQNLLESIVSNPEQPVAQLPLLSEREREKILVEWNATQTDYDLTICLHQLIEAQVERKPDAIAVSFAGEQLTYRELNQRANQLAHYLQTLGVKPEVLVGICIERSLEMLVGLLGILKAGAAYLPLDPAYPQERLELILSDSQVSVLLTDNQKLFTDQEHRKIVCLRTKYEIIATYSKDNPEPRATANNLAYVIYTSGSTGKPKGVEIPHSAVVNFLKSMQHQPGITESDVLLAVTTVSFDIAALELYLPLTTGAQVILATKKIASDGKLLKELIDTAAVTVMQATPASWRMLLAAGWSGSPQLKILCGGEALTSDLAQRLLEKGAAVWNLYGPTETTIWSTVCEVDTTKLSHALVPIGRPIANTQIYILDSYLQPVPVGVVGELYIGGVGVARGYLNRPELTAERFIAHPFSVGSRVYRTGDLARYLHDGTIEYLSRIDNQVKIRGFRIELGEIENALSGHPQVREAVVITRSDQSEEKQIVAYFTAQQEQPTPETLRDFLRQKLPDYMIPTAFVILDALPLTPSGKVNRRALPKPTVSSFCQHNEFVAPRNDTERELAKIWSEVLNIQPVGVKDNFFAIGGNSLLAIHLIAAIEQQFAKELPLSAILTNPSIEDFANFLDTSADTFNHSPLIPIQPKGNKQPFFCVHPAGGHVMCYFKLAQYLGADQPFYGLQAQGFHEEEPLTRVEDMASVYIQAIQKFQPQGPYSIGGWSFGGVVAYEMAQQLHKQGHEVSVLAILDSYVPILLDKNKKIDGPYLVGALSRYFGGMLGQDNLVTPDEIKHLSADEQINYILDKAIQVKILPPSNQSQQNRRIVDVLVGTLKATYSYTKQPYPGKVTVFRAREKHLMAPDPTLVWVELFSIMDAEDIKIIDVSGNHYTCILEPHTNSKNVCDR; translated from the coding sequence ATGAATGAGTTAATTAATACGAAAACACAACTTTCTACCTCAGAACTTAAAGAATATTGGGAGAAACAGTTAGCAGGGGAATTACCTTTTCTTCAGTTACCCACAACTTTACCGCGTTCTTCTATAAAAAAATATGCTTGCTCTTCCTATACTTTGATAATCGAAAATAGACTAACTGAATTACTAATAGAACTGGCGAAGCGTGAGAGTATTAGCCTTGAAAATCTTCTTTTAGCAGCATTTAAAGTTTTACTTTACCGTTATACAAATGAAACAGATATTCTTGTTGCTTTGCTAATAAATCAGCAAGATAGACATGAATTTGAAAAAGTTGCTAGCCAATTTACTAATATAGTGATATCACGGGATTTTATTTCCGAAAGTATTTCATTTAAAAACTTTCTGCATCAAGTTAGTCATACTGTTTTAGAGATCAGGAATTATCAAGATTATCCGTTTACTTTGTTGGTAAAGGAATTACAGTCAAAGTTCAATACAAGTAATTCATCTATTTGTCAAGCTTCATTTACTTTCCAGAATGGAAATCTACAGGAAAATATATCAAATTTCTTCGAGCCAGTAGTCAAAAAACAGTCAAGAAACTGTGATCAAATCGAACTAGAATTTGATTTCAGCTTGCAAGTTATCCAGCTTTCTGAATCATTGCAGAGTTGTTTTCAGTACAACAGCAATTTGTTAGATGAAACAACAGTTGCTCAGATAAGCAGATATTTTCAGAATTTACTGGAAAGTATTGTATCAAATCCAGAACAGCCAGTAGCTCAGTTACCGTTGCTGAGTGAGAGGGAACGAGAAAAAATACTGGTTGAATGGAATGCTACTCAGACCGATTATGACCTTACGATCTGTCTCCACCAATTAATTGAAGCACAGGTAGAGCGAAAACCAGATGCGATCGCAGTCTCTTTTGCAGGGGAACAGCTTACCTATCGTGAACTGAATCAGCGTGCAAATCAACTAGCGCACTATTTACAAACACTCGGAGTTAAACCAGAAGTATTAGTGGGTATTTGCATTGAACGTTCTTTAGAAATGCTAGTGGGACTTTTGGGTATCCTGAAAGCTGGCGCAGCTTACCTGCCTTTAGATCCAGCTTATCCACAAGAACGTTTGGAGTTAATTTTATCTGATTCTCAGGTGTCGGTGTTGTTGACTGATAATCAAAAGTTATTTACTGATCAGGAACATAGAAAAATAGTATGTTTACGTACAAAATACGAAATTATTGCTACCTATAGCAAAGACAATCCAGAACCACGTGCCACCGCCAACAATCTGGCTTATGTTATTTATACCTCCGGCTCAACTGGTAAGCCGAAAGGAGTAGAAATTCCTCACAGCGCTGTGGTCAATTTCTTAAAATCCATGCAGCATCAACCTGGTATCACAGAGTCAGATGTTCTTTTAGCAGTTACTACAGTATCATTTGATATTGCGGCTCTGGAACTATATCTGCCCTTAACTACGGGCGCTCAGGTGATATTAGCTACCAAAAAAATAGCTAGTGATGGTAAGCTACTGAAAGAGTTAATTGATACAGCTGCTGTTACGGTTATGCAAGCCACTCCAGCTAGCTGGCGGATGTTGCTTGCAGCTGGATGGAGTGGTTCTCCTCAATTAAAAATTCTCTGTGGTGGCGAAGCCTTAACCAGTGACTTGGCACAGCGTTTATTAGAAAAAGGTGCTGCTGTATGGAATTTGTACGGGCCAACTGAAACTACGATTTGGTCAACTGTCTGTGAAGTAGACACTACGAAACTATCTCATGCTTTAGTCCCCATTGGTCGTCCCATTGCCAATACACAAATTTATATATTAGATTCCTATCTCCAACCAGTTCCAGTGGGAGTTGTTGGCGAATTGTATATAGGTGGTGTTGGAGTTGCACGCGGTTATCTCAACCGTCCTGAACTCACAGCTGAACGGTTTATAGCTCATCCCTTCTCAGTCGGTTCCCGTGTTTACAGAACAGGAGATTTAGCTCGTTACTTACATGATGGCACGATTGAATACCTTAGTAGAATAGATAATCAAGTAAAAATCCGAGGATTTCGCATCGAACTTGGGGAAATAGAAAACGCTTTATCAGGTCATCCACAAGTGCGAGAAGCGGTTGTAATTACCCGCTCTGATCAATCAGAGGAAAAACAAATAGTAGCTTATTTTACTGCTCAACAGGAACAACCTACCCCGGAAACCCTGCGTGATTTTCTCAGACAGAAGCTACCAGATTACATGATACCAACAGCTTTTGTGATCTTAGATGCCTTACCTTTGACTCCTAGTGGAAAAGTCAATCGTCGCGCTTTGCCAAAGCCAACAGTTTCTAGCTTCTGCCAACACAATGAATTTGTTGCACCGCGCAATGATACCGAAAGGGAATTAGCAAAAATCTGGTCAGAGGTTTTAAACATTCAGCCAGTAGGTGTTAAAGACAACTTTTTTGCAATCGGCGGAAATTCTCTTTTAGCAATCCACTTAATAGCTGCAATTGAGCAGCAGTTTGCTAAAGAATTACCCTTATCAGCAATCCTCACTAATCCTAGCATTGAGGACTTTGCAAACTTTCTTGATACCAGTGCAGATACTTTTAATCACTCTCCCCTAATTCCTATCCAGCCAAAAGGTAACAAGCAACCTTTTTTCTGCGTCCATCCTGCGGGAGGTCATGTTATGTGCTACTTCAAACTAGCGCAATATTTAGGTGCTGACCAACCATTTTATGGCTTGCAAGCACAAGGGTTTCATGAAGAAGAACCTCTCACACGAGTCGAGGATATGGCAAGCGTTTATATCCAAGCTATTCAGAAATTTCAGCCTCAAGGTCCGTACTCTATTGGTGGCTGGTCATTTGGGGGAGTTGTGGCGTATGAAATGGCCCAGCAATTGCACAAACAGGGACATGAAGTTTCTGTGTTAGCAATCCTGGATTCCTATGTTCCTATTCTCTTGGATAAAAACAAAAAAATTGACGGTCCTTATTTGGTTGGCGCTCTTTCTAGGTATTTTGGCGGAATGTTAGGTCAGGATAATCTAGTAACACCTGATGAAATCAAGCACTTGAGTGCTGACGAACAAATTAACTATATCCTTGATAAAGCAATACAAGTCAAGATATTGCCACCATCAAACCAAAGCCAACAAAACCGACGTATTGTTGATGTGTTAGTTGGAACGCTAAAGGCAACTTATTCTTATACAAAACAGCCATATCCAGGAAAAGTCACCGTGTTCAGAGCCAGAGAAAAGCATCTCATGGCTCCCGATCCTACTCTCGTGTGGGTGGAATTATTTTCTATCATGGATGCCGAAGATATAAAAATTATTGATGTTTCTGGTAATCACTACACATGCATTTTAGAACCTCATACCAATTCAAAAAATGTTTGCGACAGATAA